A window of Phyllobacterium sp. T1293 contains these coding sequences:
- a CDS encoding class I SAM-dependent DNA methyltransferase: MTKPTESLAKNLQTIASYEDYAEQYNTIVGELPNANGIEGLRRVAAIAGPGGHMLEIGSGPGRDADFLETLGVTIRRTDATQRFLDLQAARGKKGDLLNVITDDLGGPYDAVVALCVLIHVPRDQIDQVLAKTTRSLRPGGAFLVSMRDGHGETNGNYHTIYWPKDEFAARIESAGMNIVWDKFNIGGDGDGWNTFLAVKPS; encoded by the coding sequence ATGACCAAGCCGACAGAATCGCTGGCAAAAAACCTTCAGACAATCGCCTCCTATGAGGACTATGCGGAACAGTACAATACAATTGTAGGAGAGCTTCCAAACGCCAATGGCATAGAAGGCTTAAGGCGCGTTGCGGCAATCGCTGGTCCCGGCGGCCATATGCTGGAAATCGGATCTGGACCGGGCCGCGATGCGGACTTCCTTGAGACACTCGGCGTTACGATCAGGCGCACCGACGCGACGCAGCGGTTTCTCGACCTGCAGGCGGCGCGCGGCAAGAAGGGTGATCTTCTGAACGTCATCACCGACGATCTTGGCGGCCCCTATGATGCGGTCGTGGCCCTGTGTGTGCTCATTCATGTGCCGCGCGACCAGATCGATCAGGTTCTTGCAAAGACAACACGGTCACTGCGGCCGGGAGGCGCCTTCCTTGTATCAATGCGCGATGGCCACGGCGAGACGAATGGCAATTACCACACCATCTACTGGCCGAAAGACGAGTTCGCAGCACGCATTGAAAGCGCCGGAATGAACATTGTCTGGGACAAGTTCAATATTGGCGGCGACGGGGACGGATGGAACACGTTTCTGGCGGTGAAGCCATCCTGA
- the gor gene encoding glutathione-disulfide reductase, producing the protein MATYDYDLFVIGGGSGGVRAGRLAGAMGKRVGLAEEYRMGGTCVIRGCVPKKLFVYASQFQEHFDAAAGYGWTVGERRFDWPTLIANKDREIARLEGLYRKGLENSEVEIFESRAVLIDDHTIEILNTGKRITADQILIATGGHPSPHPSLPGNELCISSNETFHLDTLPKAIVIEGGGYIAVEFANIFHGLGVDTTLVYRGKEILSRFDQDLRHMLHAAMVEKGIHIRVTEIITKVERSGDGRKLVHLSSGDVIPADQVMLAIGRVPNTKSLGLEAAGVAVDEQGAIKVDAYSQTSKANIWAVGDVTNRVQLTPVAIHEAMCFLETVFKNNPTKPDHELIATAVFSQPEIGTVGLTEQDAAQKFKEIEVYRAVFRPMRNTLSGSTEKMLIKLVVDAASRKVIGAHILGPDAGEMAQLLAIPMKAGCTKEDFDRTMAVHPTAAEELVTMYKPTYRVVDGARID; encoded by the coding sequence GACCTTTTTGTCATCGGCGGCGGTTCTGGCGGGGTGCGTGCCGGACGTCTGGCGGGCGCCATGGGCAAACGGGTCGGGCTGGCCGAAGAATATCGCATGGGTGGTACATGCGTTATCCGCGGTTGCGTACCCAAAAAGCTCTTTGTCTATGCGTCGCAGTTTCAGGAACATTTTGACGCGGCTGCGGGATATGGCTGGACTGTCGGCGAAAGAAGGTTCGATTGGCCAACGCTGATCGCCAACAAGGACCGCGAAATCGCCCGTCTGGAAGGGCTCTACCGCAAGGGACTTGAGAACTCCGAAGTGGAGATTTTTGAAAGCCGGGCTGTGCTGATCGATGATCATACGATCGAGATTTTGAACACGGGTAAGCGGATAACCGCCGACCAGATATTGATTGCCACCGGCGGCCATCCAAGCCCGCATCCTTCATTGCCCGGCAATGAACTCTGCATCAGCTCCAATGAAACCTTTCATCTCGACACTTTGCCGAAAGCCATCGTGATTGAAGGCGGTGGCTATATCGCGGTGGAGTTTGCCAATATTTTTCATGGTCTCGGGGTCGATACGACACTTGTCTATCGCGGCAAGGAGATACTCTCGCGCTTCGATCAGGACCTGCGCCATATGCTGCATGCGGCCATGGTGGAGAAGGGTATCCACATTCGCGTCACGGAGATTATTACCAAGGTCGAGCGCAGCGGTGATGGACGCAAGCTGGTGCATCTGTCCAGTGGGGACGTTATCCCCGCTGATCAGGTTATGCTGGCTATCGGGCGTGTGCCGAACACGAAATCCCTTGGTCTTGAAGCTGCCGGTGTCGCTGTCGATGAGCAGGGTGCAATCAAGGTTGATGCCTATTCGCAAACCAGCAAGGCGAACATCTGGGCCGTCGGCGATGTCACCAACCGGGTACAATTGACGCCCGTCGCGATCCACGAAGCCATGTGTTTCCTCGAAACTGTCTTCAAGAACAATCCGACAAAACCCGATCATGAACTGATTGCCACGGCTGTTTTCTCGCAGCCTGAAATTGGCACGGTCGGTTTGACCGAGCAGGATGCGGCGCAGAAATTCAAGGAGATCGAGGTTTATCGCGCGGTTTTCCGTCCTATGCGCAATACGCTTTCGGGCAGCACCGAAAAGATGCTGATAAAGCTTGTTGTCGATGCGGCAAGCCGGAAAGTCATTGGCGCACATATTCTTGGGCCGGACGCGGGTGAAATGGCGCAGCTTCTGGCCATTCCCATGAAAGCCGGCTGCACAAAGGAAGACTTTGACCGCACCATGGCTGTTCACCCGACAGCGGCTGAGGAACTTGTGACCATGTACAAGCCTACATATCGGGTCGTGGATGGCGCGCGCATCGACTGA
- a CDS encoding diacylglycerol kinase: MQRLLLAFVNSMRALRHLAVHEKAVQQELILFILSVPVAAAIAPSLLSFLALTGSILFLIMIEVLNTGIEAACNAVSRDFQRDIQIAKDCGSLAVLISVVLVATVWFYTVWTVFIA; the protein is encoded by the coding sequence ATGCAGCGGCTACTACTGGCATTCGTCAATTCCATGCGCGCGCTCAGGCATCTGGCGGTGCATGAAAAGGCAGTTCAGCAGGAACTTATTCTTTTTATCCTTTCGGTTCCTGTCGCCGCTGCCATTGCTCCTTCGTTGCTTTCCTTTCTGGCTTTGACCGGTTCCATACTGTTCCTGATCATGATCGAGGTGCTGAACACCGGGATTGAGGCAGCCTGCAATGCGGTATCGCGGGATTTCCAGCGGGACATCCAGATCGCCAAGGATTGCGGCTCACTCGCCGTATTGATCTCGGTTGTTCTTGTAGCAACCGTCTGGTTCTATACGGTGTGGACCGTGTTTATTGCCTGA
- the nhaA gene encoding Na+/H+ antiporter NhaA, with protein MTTNPSRRIRLTSSFRSFIESEASGGIILMVVAALALIIANSPVSDGYFGLLKTYIGGLSILHWVNDALMAVFFLLVGLEIKREMISGQLSNWSRRALPGFAAVGGMVVPAVIFLAFNSGGETARGWAIPSATDIAFSLGVLSLLGSRVPLSLKVFLTALAIIDDLGAVIIIALFYSGGLNIAAVAGAAAVFIILMAMNRMGMVRLWAYLVLGVILWILVFKSGIHATIAGVLLALTIPMRGAKDESGAVESPLLKLEHAIQPWVGFAIVPIFGFANAGVSFSGVSLSNLADPVPLGVAAGLFIGKQIGVFAFAFLAIKLKLAERPAGASWFQIYGVSILCGIGFTMSLFIGLLAYANSPLLQDETKLGVLLGSLLSAVIGAALLRVSLRRSPKA; from the coding sequence ATGACCACAAATCCTTCGCGCCGAATCCGCCTGACATCGTCTTTCCGTTCCTTCATTGAGAGCGAGGCCTCTGGTGGCATCATTCTGATGGTGGTGGCGGCATTGGCGCTGATCATTGCCAACTCACCCGTCAGTGATGGCTATTTTGGTCTTCTGAAGACCTATATTGGCGGTTTGAGCATTCTCCATTGGGTGAACGACGCGCTGATGGCCGTGTTCTTCCTGCTGGTGGGGCTAGAAATCAAACGTGAAATGATCAGTGGCCAGCTTTCCAACTGGTCACGCCGCGCATTACCGGGTTTTGCGGCGGTTGGCGGCATGGTTGTGCCAGCGGTGATCTTTCTTGCCTTCAACAGCGGCGGCGAAACGGCGCGCGGCTGGGCCATTCCTTCGGCTACCGATATCGCCTTTTCGCTTGGCGTTCTCTCGCTGCTTGGCTCGCGTGTTCCCTTGTCGCTCAAGGTTTTTCTGACGGCGCTGGCCATTATCGACGATCTCGGCGCTGTCATCATCATTGCGCTGTTCTATTCGGGTGGGTTGAATATTGCCGCAGTCGCGGGCGCGGCGGCTGTGTTCATCATTCTGATGGCGATGAATCGTATGGGCATGGTGCGGCTCTGGGCCTATCTCGTTCTGGGCGTCATTCTGTGGATTCTGGTGTTCAAATCAGGCATTCACGCGACGATTGCCGGTGTGCTCCTGGCGCTGACCATTCCAATGCGCGGCGCCAAAGATGAGAGTGGGGCGGTCGAATCGCCGCTTCTCAAGCTGGAACATGCCATTCAGCCATGGGTTGGCTTTGCCATCGTGCCGATCTTTGGTTTTGCCAATGCCGGTGTTTCGTTTAGCGGCGTGTCACTGTCCAATCTTGCTGATCCTGTGCCGCTTGGCGTGGCAGCCGGTCTTTTCATCGGCAAGCAGATTGGCGTTTTTGCCTTTGCGTTCCTTGCCATCAAGCTCAAGCTGGCGGAACGGCCCGCCGGGGCAAGCTGGTTCCAGATTTATGGCGTTTCGATCCTCTGCGGCATTGGTTTCACCATGAGCCTGTTCATCGGTCTTCTGGCATACGCAAATTCGCCATTGTTGCAGGATGAAACAAAGCTGGGCGTGCTGCTCGGGTCGCTGCTTTCGGCTGTCATCGGTGCAGCTCTGCTCCGTGTGTCGCTGAGGCGGTCGCCAAAGGCGTGA
- a CDS encoding alpha/beta hydrolase family protein, producing the protein MRDIAFEASDGFPLHGTMFEGKGDGPAVLISSAAAVPSTFYRHFAGELLASGASKVLTYDYRGVTKSKTPKGWTSRLGMKDWGVLDFPAAIDVLKHAANGKPLVGIGHSYGGLALGLSNRSSDFVRYTSMASLNGYYRNTAVPFSVFAKMNLIALPLALSLGRLPKWSGIGEELPGSVFQDWARWCRSPNFLFGDARTPESKYFQSVRTPLLAVGITDDPWGTPKAVDHLLAHYANAPTTRLWLSPEQSTGGSIGHLGFFRKNHVATLWPPVIDWLLHEKVPDGAVQREEKRVA; encoded by the coding sequence ATGCGCGATATCGCTTTTGAAGCCTCGGATGGCTTTCCCCTGCATGGCACCATGTTCGAGGGAAAAGGCGATGGCCCTGCGGTTCTGATCTCCTCTGCCGCCGCTGTTCCCAGTACATTTTACCGCCATTTTGCTGGCGAATTGCTCGCGTCAGGTGCGTCAAAAGTGCTGACCTATGACTATCGCGGCGTAACAAAATCCAAGACGCCGAAGGGTTGGACCTCGCGCTTGGGCATGAAAGACTGGGGTGTGCTGGATTTTCCAGCGGCCATTGATGTGCTCAAGCACGCAGCGAATGGCAAACCGCTAGTGGGCATAGGCCATTCCTATGGCGGCCTTGCCCTTGGCCTCAGCAACCGCTCGTCTGATTTTGTGCGCTACACATCAATGGCTTCGCTCAACGGCTATTACCGCAACACGGCTGTACCGTTTTCCGTCTTTGCCAAGATGAACCTTATTGCCCTGCCGTTGGCGCTTTCTCTGGGACGTCTGCCGAAATGGAGTGGCATTGGCGAAGAACTTCCCGGCAGCGTGTTTCAGGACTGGGCGCGCTGGTGCCGTAGCCCCAACTTCCTCTTCGGCGATGCGAGAACGCCGGAGTCAAAGTATTTTCAGTCGGTCCGCACGCCCCTGCTCGCCGTTGGCATCACCGACGACCCGTGGGGAACGCCCAAAGCGGTTGACCATCTGCTGGCTCACTATGCCAATGCACCGACAACCCGGTTGTGGCTCTCGCCTGAACAATCAACCGGCGGTTCGATCGGTCATCTCGGTTTCTTCCGCAAAAATCATGTGGCCACCCTATGGCCGCCGGTGATTGACTGGCTGCTACACGAGAAAGTCCCTGATGGCGCAGTTCAACGGGAAGAAAAGCGCGTCGCCTAG
- a CDS encoding GFA family protein, whose protein sequence is MSELHSGSCLCGAIRFKTRGELRGIVYCHCSQCRKQSGHFYAATNVQNDAITITGEEHIKWYAASEYAARGFCRNCGSVMFWKHHDLDYISVMAGSFDKPTNLQGEVHIFVGDKGDYYNIQDGLPKYVASGGGVVVAGD, encoded by the coding sequence ATGTCGGAATTGCATAGTGGATCATGTCTGTGTGGCGCTATCCGCTTCAAGACGCGCGGAGAATTGCGCGGGATTGTCTATTGCCATTGCTCGCAGTGCCGCAAACAGTCAGGCCATTTTTACGCGGCAACCAATGTCCAGAATGACGCCATTACCATTACAGGTGAAGAGCACATCAAATGGTACGCGGCCAGTGAATATGCGGCGCGTGGCTTCTGCAGGAATTGCGGCTCGGTGATGTTCTGGAAACATCATGATCTCGATTACATCTCCGTCATGGCAGGCTCGTTCGATAAGCCAACAAATCTGCAGGGCGAAGTGCATATCTTCGTTGGTGACAAAGGCGATTATTACAACATCCAGGACGGCTTGCCGAAATATGTGGCGAGTGGCGGCGGTGTTGTCGTCGCTGGTGATTGA
- a CDS encoding class II 3-deoxy-7-phosphoheptulonate synthase, which produces MTKNWTPTSWRNKPIKQAPFYPDAQAVSDVEARLRTYPPLVFAGEARKLKRQLAAVSKGQGFLLQGGDCAESFAEHGADNIRDFFRVFLQMAVVLTFGASQPVVKIGRIAGQFAKPRSADMETINGVELPVYRGDIINGTEFTEAARIPDPSRQEMVYRQSAATLNLLRAFAQGGYANLENVHQWMLGFVSDSPQGERYESLARTISDTMDFMRAVGITSETNHTLRETDFYTSHEGLLLGYEEALTRVDSTSGDWYGTSGHMIWIGDRTRQADHAHVEYCRGIKNPLGLKCGPSLEPDDLIKLIDLLNPENEAGRLTLIARFGHDKVGDHLPKLIRAVQKEGRDVVWSCDPMHGNTITANGYKTRPFDRILKEVEGFFAVHHAEGTYPGGIHIEMTGKNVTECTGGARAISAEDLSDRYHTHCDPRLNADQALELAFLVAELLKKERNAHPQKIAVNG; this is translated from the coding sequence ATGACGAAGAACTGGACACCGACTTCCTGGAGAAACAAGCCCATCAAACAGGCTCCTTTCTATCCGGACGCTCAAGCTGTGAGCGATGTCGAGGCTCGTCTTCGCACTTATCCGCCGCTCGTTTTTGCAGGTGAGGCGCGAAAGCTGAAGCGCCAGCTCGCAGCCGTCTCCAAAGGGCAGGGCTTTCTTCTGCAGGGCGGTGATTGCGCCGAGAGCTTTGCCGAGCACGGCGCGGACAATATCCGCGACTTTTTCCGCGTGTTTCTGCAAATGGCTGTCGTGCTGACTTTTGGTGCGTCGCAGCCGGTTGTGAAGATTGGCCGTATTGCCGGTCAGTTCGCCAAGCCACGCTCGGCTGATATGGAAACCATTAATGGCGTCGAACTGCCTGTTTATCGCGGTGACATCATCAATGGTACGGAATTCACCGAGGCTGCCCGCATCCCAGATCCAAGCCGTCAGGAAATGGTCTATCGCCAGTCAGCGGCAACGCTGAACCTGCTACGCGCTTTCGCTCAGGGTGGCTATGCCAACCTTGAAAACGTGCATCAGTGGATGCTTGGCTTCGTTTCGGACAGCCCGCAGGGTGAACGTTATGAATCCCTGGCCCGCACGATTTCCGACACGATGGATTTCATGCGCGCTGTTGGTATCACCTCGGAAACCAACCACACACTGCGTGAGACGGATTTCTACACCAGCCATGAAGGCTTGCTGCTTGGCTATGAAGAAGCGCTGACCCGCGTGGATTCGACCTCCGGCGACTGGTACGGCACGTCAGGCCACATGATCTGGATCGGCGACCGCACACGTCAGGCTGATCATGCCCATGTGGAATATTGCCGTGGCATCAAGAACCCGCTTGGTCTCAAATGCGGTCCTTCATTGGAGCCTGATGATCTGATCAAGCTGATCGACCTGCTCAATCCGGAGAACGAAGCTGGCCGTCTGACCCTCATTGCCCGTTTCGGTCATGACAAGGTTGGCGATCATCTGCCCAAGCTCATCCGTGCGGTGCAGAAGGAAGGCCGCGATGTGGTCTGGTCCTGTGATCCGATGCATGGCAACACGATTACGGCCAATGGCTACAAGACACGGCCTTTCGACCGTATCCTGAAAGAGGTCGAAGGATTTTTTGCAGTTCATCATGCGGAAGGCACCTATCCCGGTGGCATCCACATTGAAATGACCGGCAAGAATGTCACAGAATGCACCGGTGGTGCGCGGGCGATTTCGGCAGAAGACCTGTCGGACCGTTATCACACCCATTGTGATCCGCGTCTCAATGCCGATCAGGCGCTGGAACTGGCATTCCTCGTTGCAGAACTTCTCAAGAAGGAACGCAACGCTCATCCACAGAAGATTGCTGTCAACGGCTGA